A window of the Syntrophorhabdus sp. genome harbors these coding sequences:
- a CDS encoding prepilin-type N-terminal cleavage/methylation domain-containing protein encodes MKIQYPYSTDRRGFTLVELLVVMVIVGLLVALVGPKVFPKLGKGKQAAARAQVELLSQT; translated from the coding sequence ATGAAAATTCAGTACCCCTATTCCACGGACAGACGCGGCTTCACGCTTGTAGAACTCCTCGTCGTCATGGTCATCGTCGGGCTCCTTGTGGCTCTGGTCGGTCCCAAGGTATTTCCGAAACTCGGCAAAGGCAAGCAGGCCGCGGCGAGGGCACAGGTCGAACTTCTTTCGCAGACCC